In Catharus ustulatus isolate bCatUst1 chromosome 27, bCatUst1.pri.v2, whole genome shotgun sequence, the DNA window GaaagggggattttgggaggtttgggaCACACAGAacaggggctgggaaagggaccCTACATGTGCCCCACAGAGCCTGGAGTGACCTGGGGAAGAGAAGTAACACCTCACAGTTCCTATGGAATTGGAGGTGCTAACATCCCACAAGCCCTACAGGAAACCGGAGGGGGCAGCACACTGACCCCACACACCACATCCATTACAGGGTTTGAGGGCAGTAACACACCCCACACTGACCCCACACACCACATCCCCTACAGGGTTTGAGGGCAGTAACACACTCCACACTGACCCCACACACCCCACATCCCCTACAGGGTTTGAGGGCAGTAACACACCCCACACTGACCCTTCACACCCCCACATCCCTTACAGGGTTTGAGGGCAGTAACACACCCCACACTGACCCCACACACCCCACATCCATTACAGGGTTTGAGGGCAGTAACACACCCCACACTGACCCCTCACACCCCACATCCATTACAGGGTTTGAGGGCAGTAACACACCCCACACTGACCCCTCACACCCCACATCCCTTACAGGGTTTGAGGGCAGTAACACACCCCACACTGACCCCTCACACCCCCATCCCTTACAGGGTTTGAGGGCAGTAGCACACCCCACACGGGCCCGCCAGCCCGCCAGGCCCTAGGTGTAGGGCCCACACCCCCCATGGACCCTGTGGGTTACCCCAGACCGGCCCCAGCAGCCCTCCAGTCCCGCTCGGGCCCGGGGCCGAAGCCACATCGCCCCTGCGGAGTTTCGGGAGTCCCAGCCCgcggcccccggccccgctcaccgcAGACCCCGCgctccggcccggccccgctccgccccctGTGGCCCGGCCGGAACCGGGCCCCGGCCCGGGACAGCCCCGGTCCCACCTCAGCCACCCTAATCACCCCTGCTCCTGGTCCCCGACACCGCTGGGGACACCAGCGCCGGCCTCGCCGTGGGGGCTCCCGTCCCTTGCCCTCGGCCCGGGCCCGGTCCCCAAGGCCAGCAGCCCTCCAGCCCCGGCCCCCAGCCCAAGCCCCCACCAGCCCCGGTGccagcagccccatccccagagccgtccccagccctgtccccgcTAGGCACCCTAACCCTGGAAGCGGCCTGGAAACACCTGAAGGGCCCCGATTCACCTGCTGAGGGGCGGGGGCCTTGCACCTCCGCGACCACCCCCGGGAGCTGCGATaagggaagggatggaagggatggcaggcaaaaaggaaaagacaaagaaaaagaaaaaaacaaaacaaaacaataactAGGAAAAGGATGGTGGGgcctctttctcttctttttcttatcttttttcttATCTCTTTCTTACTCCTTTTCCCCTCGTCTTTTCTATTTCGTTCTTGCTTCTCCCCGCTCCTGTAAGGGTCGGTCCAGTTTCCCTGATCTGCTTCACGACCATaatcagagactgagaccccaGGACCCCACACTCGCtctggccaaggtggatgcttgctGAGGGATTGTGTACAGTGCTTGCTGCTTGCTGTGGTACACTGCTCTCAAGCGGTGTACTGGGTTTAGTTTTCTGTCCTGCACCTGTTTCTTGTAGCAACGATCTCTgcacacaatagtccataaatctccccacctttccACTCGCCTTGGAAAATGACTATAAAAAGAtgactttctgaagagacttttgaGATCTTTCTCCCCACAGATGGAAGACGCCTCTATTGGTTGAAGACCACGAGGATGtcatcccatctgttggtagctattccccatccctccttctctctctccccctctctttTACTTCATTTCCTTTATCTCTTTCCCCCACCTCTATCACAAAACTGAGTTGCTGGCACTCAATAAAGTGcgttgctgcttgctgctgaataAAACTTGTGTCCCttgctgtttgtcttttgcaccctgagGTCAAACGACTCAGGTTGAGCAGATCGTGAcacctccttttttctttgctttcattctTCTTATACcatcccttcttttttcccttttctgtcttttctatTCCCTCCTTATCCCAGATCTGATACCACTCCCAAATGTGTTCCCACATGTGACCTCCCCAACAGGTGATCTCCACTTCCTCCCCTCATCGCCCCCAGTTCCTGCATCCCACCTGCActtccccatctccctgcatccccccatATTCCCCCACCACCTTCATCCCCACCCCACATCTTTGTTCCCCCAAAACATCTGAAAAGGATTCCCCCCTCGATTTCCACAATAATTCAAGATCAGCAGAACAAACTCCAACTCCAGgctcctttttctccatttattttatattttccaccaggagcattcccagccctcAGGAATCATCACCCTCTCAGGGGGGCTAGGGCCACAACACTCCAttctccctccagctcccaccTCTCTCCTCCAAACCCCTAATTTCTCTCCAGATTTGGGCTTTGGGACTGTTCTTCCTCATTTTTAGGGGTCTGGGAACACTCCCAAGCAttggctctgagctgctcccaaaGGGAATAACCCTTCTCCTCAGAGCTCTCAACCCTCGTTTCTCTCCTCCACAGCAcctttttcaccccaaactgGACTCTGGGCACCCCTAGCTTGCCTTTCCTTCCCCCAGCTACAGAGTCCAGTGGCAAATCCAAAACACTCTTTTCCACCAGACCCCTGATCTCCCCTCCTTTAATAACTTTTTGGAGTGCTGACACCCCACAgggaccctgcccagcccaaAGTGGGGGGTTACCCATTCCAAGCACTGCAGGGGCCAGGATGGGATCCAGGAACCCAGCATCACCTTCCAGCTCCACCTGGGGAGGGTAAGGACCCAGGTGGGaccctggatttgggatggagagagggacTATCCCAGCACCATGCTGGGTGGCTCATGGAATCCCCTGCTCCACCACCTCTTCCTCCTTTGCTTCCAGAGAGTTCTACCTGAAACAGGCAAAATTCCAGCTCCCTGacctctcccagcccttcccaagcCCCAAATCAGGGGGAACACCCGTGTGTCTCCCTCCAAGGGCTGATCCACCAGCAGAATTCTCTATGCAGCCATCCCACTCTGTGTCAGATCAGCTGGGAAtctccctccagctccactcCAGGGTCACAAATGCTGGAGAAGTGGatctgggaggagggagaggagggaggccGAAGGCTGCAGCTCAGGTAGGCTTCCAGGGATTTCAGCAGCTGCCTTGGCTTCTTTTTGGTGGATAATTCCAACTCTGGAAGggtcagagagggaaaaggttTAGGTGATCCGGGTTTGGATGGTGTCAAGGGTCCAATATGTCCGGTGTCCCCACATTTTCCCTTGGGAAAGGGCATGCTTGTGCTTTCCTTGGCATGAGGGAGCACAGGAAGCTCAGTGCCAGCCTGAGCACCTTGAGATTGGAATGCAGGGAAGATGGGGCAAAGCTGGAGCCCACAAGTGCCAGCTGAATCCAGATTTCTGAGAGATCCATTACTCCCACTCACAGCAATCCTCTCTGGAATACGTAATTCATGGACAGGGGTTAAGCTATGGTTCCCTGTgagcctggggagcaggggatgtCCCCACATGTCACCTACCTCGAGCCACCCCATGACAGCATCCCTCTGGGGTGGAAAATGGGAGGAACACCCCTTGAACCACTGGGATAGGGAAAAATTGTGGAAAAACCTCAGTGTGAGAATCAAACTGGGAATGTTTGGACATCTTGGGCACTACAGCCCTTGTCACTGGGCTGCGATGTGCTGAGAACACAGCGGGGGTGTTTTGAGGTTGTTGTCCTGAGGCTGTCTCCCCAGGGgaagctggggaaggaaaacCTGGGAAGACAAACCCTTGAGGAAGAAGCTAGCGTTGGTGACGGTGCcgtgctgctgcttccagaggcAGGAGAGGCGCAGGAAGGCAGCGGCGTACAGGTCGTTCAGCACCCCGATCACCTGCTGCCGCCGGTTGCACTCCCTGCAAAGGGGCAGAGTGTTGCAGACAAGTAaagattttataaaagaaaagttttaaaagcatACAGTTTAGGCCCTGCTGCTCTAGCTAGGTTAGCAATAGCTTGCAAATTCCCATGTGAAACTATTTGGGGAATGAAAAGTCCACTAATACAGCAACCTATTattggagagaaaaataagtctGCACAATTTACCTGCATAAACAATAGATCTGTCCCACCAGAATCCACTAAGGAAATATGTAAACACTTGTAGATGGAGAGAGTCttaacacatacacacataagCACTTTTTAACCAATGAATTGATTAGCAAGAAAACCACTAGCCAATTGGAGTTACACACAAGGTCTGTGAAAACTGTATAAAATGAGTTATGTGAATAAAGAATTGGCTTTTCTGTTATTATTACAACAGGAGAGGGCTCAGCCACCTTCTTGGAAGGACAAGGACCCAGGATACAGTTGGAGACTCCAAAACCAACCCCCCTCACCGGGAGAGCCGCTCCTCCTGCAGCGCCTGGATGACGATCCGGGTGATGTTCACAGACATGATGCAGAAGGGAAAATTCTGGAAACCAACCAGAATTCCAGCATTATGGAAGCTCAGTTGAAAAACTCTCCTCGTCTCTGGCGAGGTGCCTCTGGCACCTCCAGCCCTCTGACACTGCATTCATGCATCCACAAATCCATGGGATGGATCCATGGGATTAATGCACTGGGATAACAGCCCTACAGATCCAGGCTTGGATGGATGCTGAGGGTTGAGCCACCTTGTACCCATGCTTAAACCAGACTAAAATGTGGAATTTAGGAAGACAGGCTCCACTCActcccatttccctgctgcccagctctccagacTGTTTATCCCACTCCAGGCCAGTATCAATCCTtaaaatcccattcccagcaaaAGTACAGCGCTtggagctcagctccagcctaGATCAGTGCTCTTGGGCACCACCTTCTTCTCCTCACAAGCATGAGGTGGTTcagcatcccaaaaaaaacTCAGAACGTTTTtgttcttccctttcccagagCATTGGGAATTCCAAGGGAAACCCCTGGgaggaaagaggggaaaggTCATGCCTGGGTTTcatgctgggagagctggaaaatcTCCCGTGCCAGCGGCAGCATCCGAGAATCCAGGACAAAGAACAGGATCTGCATCAGCCCCAGCATTCCTGTCCCACGCAGGTCAGTCCCAGGATCTGCACCTGGGAAGGTGAGCAACAGCATGGAGTCCCTTCCTGTCACCTTCCCACTTCCATGGGCTGTTTATTCCCTGTCACTGCACTTCCAGAGTCCAAGAATCCTGGGGACTCCCTTTCCTGAGGGAAAGCTTTCACACAATTTCCCTAATGGGGCAATCATCTCAATCATCTGGGCCTTAACCAGCCCCTGCTCCACTCCATCCCTCCTATTCCCACACTTTTTCAGGAATTACCAGCTTTTTTAGGAACATGGTACTGGGATGATCCAGTCAACCAGTCTAGTTGTTGTACTGGGAGCAGTTTGGTTTAATTCTTCCACGACATAAAGGCATTGAGAATGCCCTTGGGAATTTTGTAGGGATATGGAGAGGAGTGGGAGGATTGGGGTGATCAAAACCTGGGATCAGTTTTGAAGCCCAAATAGGACACTGAGATGCTGGAGTGTGCCCAAGGGAGGCCAGTGGAGCTGAGTCTGTGTAAGAAATGGTCCCAAGTTTCCCTCATTTGCCTCACGACCGTCACAAGAACAGAGACTAAGACCCTGGAGAACCCACTGGCTTTAGACAGGAGTTGTGGCCTGGTcgaggtggatgcttgccaaggaaTGGTTTGCGGGTGTGCTTGCTGTGCCGCCATGGTACACGGCTTTCAAGCAGGCACCAACTGGGAACAGCATGTTCTGCATGTCTACACCTGCTTCTTGGAGCAACAAGTGTCCtcacaatagtccataaatctccaCACCTCTTGGCCAGATGCTACTCGCTTTGGAAAAAGACTATAAAAAGTGACTTTCTGGAGACACTTTTGAGATCTCTCCATGGAAGAAAGATACATCTATTGGCAGAAGACCACGAGGACGttgtcccatctgttggtagctattccccaCCCCctctttgtctctctctttgtttatctttctctctctcccctctatCACATAACAGTGTGGTTAGCATTCAATAAGAGTGCACTGCTGTGAGTAAACTGAAGTCCCTTACTGTGTGTCTTTTGCACTTCGAGAtcaaacgaaccatcacgacTCCCACTGTACTAGCGGATTGTGACAGTGCACAGGGAgtggctgagagagctgggataGAACAGAATTGCTCCAGGGGAGGTTTgaatggattttgggaatgggCCTGGGGATCTCTCCAGGCAGAGAGTTGCTCCCTCTCCTACCCTGGaagcccagctcctcccagtgtGCTCCGTAGCGCGGGCAGCCCAGCTTGGAGCACGTCAGCTGCTGGTAGATGGTCTGCAGGATCCGCATGTGCACCCACTCTGAGTCATCCAGggcacctgcagggagccaaCACCCAGCTGGCTGAAAACACTCTTGGGGTTTAAGAGAcacccctcagtgtcccaacAACACCTCTTGGTCCCCAAAAACATTCCTTGGCACCTAAAACAACAAACTCACAtcctacaaaaaaacccctcgTTACCTGAAAATGCCTCTTGGCACCATAAAACCCTCAGCAGCCAAACCCATGcccccctaaaaatccctccAGTATCTCAAAagcaccctgcagcacccaaaAGTTGCCTCTTGGTACACAAAAGACCCCAAACTAATCTCTCAACACCCTAAAAAACCCACAGTGCCCAGAAAATGTCCCTCAGtgcccaaaaccaaacccacaccCTCCAAAAATGCCCTCACAGCACCTAAAAACCACAGCTTAGGAATCTCCTTAGAAATCCCCTCAGTGCCCAGAAAAGGCCACTCGGCCCCCAAACCCACAGGCCCAGagtttctctgtgtgtgatCCCCACACACCAAGGGACCAGGTGATTCCCTCGACTGAGGGGCAGAAGCGCTGTGGAGCCAGAAGGCTCCCACCTGGATCTGTGTCCGAAGGGAGAAGGGATGAGATCCAGCAGGGCACAAAGGGGACCCCGGGCCCACTCACAGTGTGCCATGGCCAGcgccagctcctgctcttcccgGAGCTGCGGCTGGAGCTGGGGTGGCCCGCAGAGAcagtggagcagggcagccaggaTTCCCCGGCGCCGCGGCGCCCGGACCTTTCCCTGCAGGAGAAACAGCCCAAACAACTCAGGGAACGCGGCCAgaggtggggaaggggctggtgCCTCCCCACCGCTACTTCCTACACTCCCGGCAAGGAGCGGGAGCCGGAGCCCGGCCGTACCCGGCTCCCGGAGAGCTCCGCGctctggaagtgctgcagcGCCTCAGTGAAGGAAATCGGAGGGGGGGACGCTCCTGAGGtgctcctcagccctgcagggaggcagggagtgGGTCAGAGCCCCACTGAGCCCTGGCTCCTCCCCGAATGATCCCTGATTCCAGGAGAATGAAGCCGTGGGGAACAAGGGGAAAATGGAAcctcctgccccctccctccctccctcctgtcccccgCAAATAACGCTCTCAGCTTTTCCCCCACCCATCCAGCCCTCCAGGACACagctcttttccctcttcctggaCCTTTCCAGCTGCCAGGCCCCTGTTAGTCCCAGCACCTGACTGGATCTCTTCCAGAGCCTCCCATTCGTCCcgggccagccgctgctccTCGCTGATCCCTGCCCAAGAGAAGGGGTACAGGAGTCAGACACTGAGTGGGggctttccttccttcccccaaCACCATTCAGTACACCCTGGGGCTgtatttcctcttttccaaggaaaatccCAACTGGACCCACTTGGGGCACCACAGGGTTTATCTTGGGTGAATTTGCGGAATAATCTGGGACCAGATAGGGTTGACTGAGACACACACCCCCTACTTGATCCCTGGAGTCCCTCCGAGCCCCGCAGGTGACTTTCCCACCGGGAAACCCATGACCGATCCAAGGGAAGCAGGAAAAGCTCACCAGGGGCTGGGGACTGCCCcgctctgagcagcagctcctgcaggacacCTTCCTGCCCCAGACCCGGAATCTGAGGGGAACAGAGGGAACACAGTGTCACCACCTCGCAACAGACCCCAAACACCAATCGACCCCCAATTCCAAGCTTTTCCCCCAGGGAACAGCCCCTGTGCCCCGCGGGAAAGTGGCTCAGGCCCCTTCAGGGGGGTCTGTACCCTCAAGATGATTTTATGTGGCTGTAACAGTAGAAATGGAGCAATGAGGGTAAGTGGGGGGGTCGAGACCCCTGAcgtgaggggctgggggggctccgtccgGACACACACGGGCGGGACTTGCCGGGGGTACAACGCGCTGCCGCTCCTCCGGCCGCTCCGAGCCCCCGGCGCCGCTCATGGCctgcgggagaggaggggatCAGGTGGTGGAATGGGGGTGTCCCAGCGACTGACACCCCCAGAACGACCCTAGCCCTTAGGAACCCGCTCAGGGATCCCCTATCCTGAAACCCTCAGCACCTCCATCCCTCAGGAGCTCTTCCCAGGCACCCCTCAGCCGCTCGGTAATCTCCCAACCCACCCAGGGTCCCCCTGGTCCCTCAGCACCCCCAACTCCTCAGGAGCCTCCTGTTGCCCTCAGCACCCCTCCGCCTCCCAGTGCCCCCGGACCCCTCAGgagcctcctgctgccctcagaaCCTCCCAACCCCTCAGGAGCCCGTTCCAGCCCCCGTTCAGTCTCTCAGACCCTTCAGATTCCCTCAGTCCGAGGCCGCCACACTGCCCAGGAGCGGCCGCGCTGCACGCCGGGAGCTGCAGTCCGCACCTCCGTCCGCTAGGGAGGGAGCACGGGACTACAGCTACCGGCGTGCACCGCGCGATGAGGAGACGCAGGAGCGCGACTGTCAGTACAAGGGCGGGGCGGGGCCCAAGGTGTGGGCGGGGCCCGAGGGGCGGGGCCCAAGGTGTGGGGCGGGGCCCAAGGTGTGGGGCGGGGCCCGAGGTGTGGGCGGGTCCcgaggggcggggcggggcccgAGGGGCGGGGCAGGGCACAAGGGGCGGAGCTGAAACGGGGCCGGTGCCCGGAGCGGCTCTCGGGGCTTCCGGGACCTGCACCGAGGCGACCAGTCCCAGCGcccagtgccagctgccagCGCCCAGTTTcagttcccagctcccagtATGCCAGTCCCAGCTGCCATTATCCCAGTGCCAGCTCTCGTCGCCAGCTtccagtgccagctcctggtgccCAGTGTCAACTCTCACTGCACAGTCCCAACTCCCAGCGTCCAGGACCAGCTCCCGGTGCCCGATGACACTTCCCAGTCCCAAGTCCCAGTATGCCACTGCCAGCTCCCACTATAGCAGTGCCaggtcccagtcccagctcccagtgcctgctTCCTATTTCCTGTTTCCAGCTCCCAGAATCGCAACGCCCgctccctgtgcccagtcccagct includes these proteins:
- the ELMOD3 gene encoding ELMO domain-containing protein 3 encodes the protein MSGAGGSERPEERQRVVPPIPGLGQEGVLQELLLRAGQSPAPGISEEQRLARDEWEALEEIQSGLRSTSGASPPPISFTEALQHFQSAELSGSRGKVRAPRRRGILAALLHCLCGPPQLQPQLREEQELALAMAHCALDDSEWVHMRILQTIYQQLTCSKLGCPRYGAHWEELGFQGADPGTDLRGTGMLGLMQILFFVLDSRMLPLAREIFQLSQHETQNFPFCIMSVNITRIVIQALQEERLSRECNRRQQVIGVLNDLYAAAFLRLSCLWKQQHGTVTNASFFLKELELSTKKKPRQLLKSLEAYLSCSLRPPSSPSSQIHFSSICDPGVELEGDSQLI